A single genomic interval of Arachis duranensis cultivar V14167 chromosome 7, aradu.V14167.gnm2.J7QH, whole genome shotgun sequence harbors:
- the LOC107496203 gene encoding probable serine/threonine-protein kinase PIX13 has protein sequence MGTCWGSPKLPPHNCNPTTTTTTTTTGNLSGGTASTSTSTSTSTLTLTSTGTSRVTSSSCSYTTSSGSGNISSVSKFSDDHYPDGQILPAANLRIFTFAELKAATRNFRLDTVLGEGGFGKVYKGWLEDKPSSKNANGTVIAVKKLNSESLQGLEEWKSEVNFLGRLSHPNLVKLLGYCLEEAELLLIYEFMQKGSLENHLFGRGSAVQPLPWDIRLKIAIGAARGLAFLHTSEKVIYRDFKASNILLDGAYNAKISDFGLAKLGPSASRSHVTTRVMGTYGYAAPEYVATGHLYVKSDVYAFGVVLVEMLTGLRALDANRPSGQHNLTDWIKPYLHDRRKLKSIMDFRLEGKYPSKVAFRIAQLALRCLETEPKQRPSMKEVLESLERFHAANEKPMEPKSGSSHTHSRRGQQAVHHRSPLHP, from the exons ATGGGAACTTGTTGGGGTTCTCCAAAATTACCACCCCACAACTGCAacccaaccaccaccaccaccaccaccaccaccggtAACCTCAGCGGAG GTACGGCATCAACGTCAACGTCAACGTCAACGTCAACGTTAACGTTAACCTCAACGGGGACATCCCGCGTCACGAGCAGCAGCTGCAGCTACACGACTTCGTCGGGAAGTGGGAACATCAGCTCCGTAAGCAAGTTCTCCGATGATCATTATCCCGACGGCCAGATCCTACCTGCCGCAAATCTCAGGATCTTCACCTTCGCAGAGTTGAAGGCTGCCACTAGGAATTTCAGACTTGACACCGTGCTTGGCGAGGGAGGTTTCGGCAAGGTCTACAAGGGGTGGCTCGAAGACAAGCCATCCTCCAAGAATGCAAATGGAACCGTCATTGCCGTCAAAAAATTGAACTCCGAAAGCTTACAGGGGCTTGAGGAGTGGAAG TCAGAAGTAAATTTTCTGGGACGCCTCTCTCATCCTAACCTTGTTAAGTTGTTGGGATACTGCTTGGAGGAAGCAGAACTTCTTCTCATCTATGAATTTATGCAGAAGGGCAGTTTGGAAAACCACCTATTCGGAA GGGGCTCTGCTGTTCAACCACTTCCATGGGATATTAGGCTTAAGATTGCAATCGGAGCAGCTCGTGGCCTTGCCTTCTTGCATACATCCGAGAAAGTAATTTACAGAGACTTCAAGGCCTCCAATATACTGCTCGATGGG GCCTATAATGCAAAGATATCAGACTTTGGCTTGGCAAAACTGGGTCCTTCAGCTAGTCGCTCCCATGTGACAACTCGGGTGATGGGCACATATGGTTATGCAGCTCCTGAATATGTCGCTACAG GGCATCTGTATGTGAAGAGTGACGTGTATGCATTTGGAGTAGTTTTGGTGGAGATGCTAACAGGGCTACGAGCACTTGACGCAAACCGCCCAAGTGGGCAACATAATCTAACAGATTGGATCAAACCATACCTGCATGATAGAAGAAAGCTGAAAAGCATTATGGATTTTCGGTTGGAAGGAAAATATCCATCCAAAGTTGCATTTCGTATAGCTCAGCTTGCGCTGAGATGTCTTGAAACTGAGCCCAAACAGCGGCCGTCAATGAAGGAAGTTTTGGAGAGCTTGGAGCGATTTCATGCTGCCAATGAGAAACCTATGGAGCCCAAATCTGGTTCTAGTCATACTCATAGCCGTCGAGGTCAGCAAGCTGTGCACCATCGTTCTCCACTCCATCCATAG